A window of Castanea sativa cultivar Marrone di Chiusa Pesio chromosome 8, ASM4071231v1 genomic DNA:
acctaggCTGCCCAACTAACCCATGTAGTGTAGGGCTGCCTGAAGGACACCCATGAGGATGCCGACAAGGAAAAGGCCCTTAAGCAAGTGGCCGAGGCTAATCTTAAGGAGAAAGTCTTGGCACTGAACATGATGGAAAGGCGCGCCACGACTGCCGAGACAGTGTTGAAGCAGGTTGTACAGAAGGTCACTGATGCGCTTAACAAGCTCGGGGAGGCCAAGCTCAAACTTGCTAAAACTGCCAGCATCCTCACAGCTAGAGACAAGGATTTTACCGACTATAAAGGGGGAAAGAAAGCCCAGAAGCAACATTACTACAACAAAGGCTCCAAGAACACCGAGGACTCAGCAGGCCCCCGTCATCTTCCAAGCTCAGAAGTTCGGCTTCCTAGAGGAGTGGATGGCCGCGGTTAATGCTATTAGGCTTCCCGAGGGATCCCCGTTCAGGCAAGCCGACCAGGTGCCCCTGCCCGAGGATCCTGCAGTCGGCACTCAAGCTGAAGGGCAAGAGGAGGACAGctctgatgatgatgaaggtAGCGAGAGCCCCGAGTCCTGGGAGTTGTCAAAACAAATTGAAGACCATGTGGTGGTGCTTGATGAGGAGCAGCCGAGGACTGAGGCTCCAGCTTCTGGTCAGACTGTTCAGGCAACTAACCTACAGCCTAGCAACCTTCTAGCCGCCCCAGATGCCCCAATCACAAATCCTACACTCACAACTAACCTAGGGGCTTAGTCCTGAGGATGATTAAGATATTTTGTTAGTTTGGCTTTGTTtcgttttagttttttttttatataagataaaaacaCTTGATGTTGTTTCTTGATGGATCAAGTTTATGTTATATCAAATGTGGCTTTCCATCTATATTCTGTATATTCCCATTGTTCTAATATGAATTTCTTTTCCATTTGTTTAAGTCTAAGCGCCCAGCACTACCCTTAATATTCGACTGAtaagccaaattcaaaaattgaaatgagAATTTTGCTTTAAGTGATGTTACTCAGCGTCACACTTTAAGACACCAACCACGAGCTTATTAGTTAGATAAAGTTTAAGACATACAGGGTTGAATCAACATAATAATTACATCACTAATGCAACGTAATAATTAGACTCAGAAAATTTGGTTGGTGGCTGGCAACGGGCCGAACCTAACTTCTGTACTTAGAGAGAAGGTTAGGTTTTATCTGGTCGGTGACCAGGGTCAGGCTGAGTCCAGACTTCTATCCTTAGAGAAAACTCTAGGTTTCCATCTGGTCGGTAACCAGGGTTAGGCCGAGGCCAGACTTCCATCCTTAGAGAAAGTTATAGGTTTCCATCTGGTTGGTCGGTGACTGGAGTCAAGCCGAGGCTAGACTTCTGTCCTTAGAGAAAATTCTAGATTCCCATCTTTTTAGTGACCGGGGTCAGGCCAAGGCCAGACTTTTGTCCTTAGAGAAGCAAACCACAAGGGCACATACATCTAATTATGCattcttataatttttctaCAAGGACAATGCACTAAACATTTATTCCATTTCATTACCCACACCATTTTACAACCGTGAGTGATTAGTTTTTAAGATACACAACAGTCACTAAtagtatttcttcaagtgttGAACATTCCACAGTCGGGGTAAGGGCCTCTCTTCCAGGTCTTCTACGTAATACACGCCTACTCTTGCCATGGCAGTCACTTAGTACGAACCTTCCCAGTTCGGTGCTAGCATTCTTGCACACTAGTCTCTCATATTCCCAATAGTTTACGTAAAACAAGATCTCCTGATACAAAATCTTGCGGCCTTACATTCTTATTGTACTTCTGAGCTAACATCTGCCAATAGTCTTCTAGCCGTACGGATACCCTTTCCCTTCACTCTTCCAACATGTCCAGACTGCCGACCAATCTTTCATTATTGCTTTCTTGCTCAAAATAGGCCACTCTCGGGCTCAATAGACTAACCTCATAAGTATTACTGCCTCAGTatcataagtcatggagaaagGTATTTCACCGGTTGACCTTCTCAGGGTCATTCAGTATGCCCATAAGAAGTTTGGCAACTCATCAACCCATCCTCCTTTCACTCCTTCTAACCTCTTCTTTAAATCGTTGGCAATTATCTTATTCGTCACTTTGGCTTGTCCAGTGCTCTGTGGGTAACCGGGTGTTGAGTACCTATTAATTATTCCAAGGCCACTACAGTAATCTCAAAAAACTTTGCTGTCGAATTGCAACCCGTTGTCAAACACAAGTGCTTGGGGCACCGCCAAACTTGGTGACAATATTCTTCCACACGAACTTTTTTACATCTACATCTCTGATATTAGCTAAGGCCTCAACTTCCACCCATTTCGTGAAATAGTCAGTGGCCACTGGCCACTATCACATATCGCCCAATTCCCCAAAGCTCTCGGGAAAGGCCCAATTATGTCCAGCCCCCACTAAGCAAATGGCCACGAACTACTGACCGAGTTTAAACTTCCCCCGAGCTTATGCAGTATAGGCGCGTGTTCCTAACACCGATCATATTTTCTTACATATTCCACCACCTCCCTCTGCATGTCGAGCCACCAAAATCTCTGAGTCATAGCTCGGTGGGCGAGGGATCTTACCCTAAAATGCATACCATAAACCCCTTCATGAAGCTCACACAGCAACTTAGCGGCTTCATTAGAAGACAAACGCAGCAGGTAAGGTCCCCCAAACAAATGTCAGTACAATTTCTTATCATCAGATTGCTAGAAACGGGCCACCGTCCTTCAGATCTTCTCAGCTTCCTTCTCATCTTCTAGTAGAGATCATTCTAGTAAAAATGCTATGTATGGATCCATCCAGCTCGGACCTTATCCTGAAATAGCCGCTACAACCAGCTGCAACTCAATACTCAGGTGCTCCAAGGCTTCAACCAACACCAATTGGGGAATCAAGTCTTTCAAAGATGATGTCAGGATGGCTAAAGAGTCTGCATGACTATTCTGACTCCTCAGTATACTGCTCACAATAACTGCTTTAAAACTGTCATGTATACTCCAAAACACCTTCAAGTACTAACACATGCACTGATCCCGAGCCTCAAAACTACCGTCCACCTAACTTACTACTAATCTGGAGTCTGAGAATACTTCCACCTCCTCCACTCCTAATTGGCGTGCCGCTCGTAACCCGGCAATTAGGGCCTCGTACTCAACCTCATTATTCGAAGCCTGAAACCCCATCCTAAGATATTTCTCCAACCACACACCTTTGGGAGACTCCAGGACGATCCTTACCCCTAAGCCCCACACATTGGATGCCCTATCCACATACAACTTCCATGGCCTAACTATAACCTAGCATACTGAAAATAAAGCCCCAGACGAGGGGTGAATTCGACAACAAAATCAGCCAGCACTTACCCCTTAATTGAATTCCTCGGCTTGTTTCGTACATCAAACGTTCCCAGTCTTGCCCCCCACTTGGCTATCCTTCCGGTAAAATCCGACCTTCTCAATAAGGACTGTAAAGGGTGCTTGGTTAGTACCCTTACGGTGTGGGTTTGGAAATAGTGTGAAAGTTTCCCTGTAGCATGAACTATGGCAAGCACTATCTTCTCAAAAGGAAGGTACCGCATTTCCGCATCCACTAAGGTCTTGCTAAGATAGtttatgggcctttgggccccCTCATGCTGCCTGATTAATACCGAGCTTATAGCATGGTCAGAGACTGCCAAATACATATAATGTTCCTCCCCATGCTCCAATCGGGATAGTATAAGCGGGCTAGTTAGGTATGATttcaaatcctcaaaagccGCTTCACACTCCTCCGTCCACTGGAAACccttgcatttttttaataactggTAGAATGGTGGGCATTGATTTGTGGATCTGGATACAAATCAGTTTAAGGCAGCAATCATACCTGTGAGAATATGCACTTCCTTAGGGTTGCTCGGAGCCTGAAGCCATTGAATTGCAGTTATCTAGTCGGGGTTCGCCTCTATTCCCTGAGTGGTTATCATGTACCCTAGAAATTTGCTAGATCCCACCCCAAATGAACATTTTTCAACATTCAGGCGCAACTTGTGTTGCCTGAGTATCCCAAACACTTCTTCTAAGTCCTCTATGTGCCCTGTACTCTCCTTAGTTTTTATTACCATGTCATCTATATACATCTTAATGGATTTACTGATTTGGTCTTTAAACATCCATGTTACCATGAGCTGATAAGTGGCCctagcattcttcaatccgaacaGTGTCATCATGTAATGGTAGTTCCCCTTAGGTTTAATGAAGTaagtcttctcttggtcctcgGGAGCCAGAGCAATCTGATAATATCCCTAgaaagcatccaaaaagctcattcTCTGATGTCCAAACGTGGCGTCCACCAACTAATCTTTGGCACCGAGAATGGGTCTTTTGGACATGCCCGGTTAAGGTCAGTAAAATCTACGTAGACCCTCCActtaacatttttcttctttacgaCCACTATATTGTCTAACCATTCTGAAAAGTCAACTTCTTTTATAGCTCCTGCCCCTTTTAGCTTCTCCACTTCTTCCTTGAATGCCTCAATGTGTGGTTTCGCTGCTCTCCTCGGCCTCTGCTTCTTTGGTGGCACTAGGGGGTCCATATTCAACCAGTGCATGATAAAGGCTGGATCTACCCTGGGTACATCATACGGATTCCAGGCAAACACATCTAGATTTCGTGCCAACGTTAACAAAACTTCTACCCATTCTTCTATCGGCAAGTTCTTCCTAACCCTGAAGTACCTGTCTTCATGCGGCGAAATTCTAATACGTAGTAACTCCTCCACACTATCCACGCCTACCAAACTCTCAGACATCTATAACTGCTATAATGGTTCCCGATCAACCTGCTCATTCTGCTTTATCTCATGATTTATTGCGACCACCAAGCACTGCCTAGCAGCCTTCTGGTCAGCAATGATTATAGCGACCCCATCTTTGGTCGGGAATTTTATCTTCTGATGAAGCGTTGAGGGCACCGCCCCCATGCCATGGATCCATGGATGCCTAAGAATCGCCGTGTAAGGTGAATATGCGTTGACCACTATGAATTTCACCTCTACTTCCCTTCCCTTGGTCACTACCTTAAGCTTAATTTGCCCCTCGGGTGTTACCACCTTCCCATCAAAACCCACTAGGGGGTGTCATACCCGCTCAAATCCTCTATCGTTAATCCTAATCCTTTGTAGAGTTCGGGGTACATAATCTCAGCCCCACTTCGTTAGTCCACCATAACTCTTTTCACTAAGAATCTACCTATCATACAAGTTATCACTAGCGCATCATCATGGGGCTGGGACGTCCCCTCCAAATTCATCTCGCCAAAAGTGATCAGGTTCAGGGTTCACCTTAGCTTCTTCTCGAGTTGGTTCCCTAAGTCCACTTATGTCGTGGACGTCACACTCAAAACTCCTTTCCGATCACTAAAGCCCACGCCCCTTGCTATAGCGTGGATTACCTCAATAATTCCTAATGGAGGGGGGCGTGCCTAGTCACCCTGCCTTCCAAACCCTTGGCTTGCGCCCTCCCCCCCTTTCTCGACCAAAAACTCCTTAAGATGCCCCGCCTTTGCAAGCTGTTACAAATAATCTTTGAATACGCAGCACTACTCGATTGTATGGCCCTTTTCTTGGTGATAAGTACAAGATAAACTTTGGTTCCTCCTTGCCGGGTCACCGCCCATCTTTAGTTACCTTCCAAGTGACGACCGGTTTCACGGAGTGATGATGAGGAATTTGTTGAGATGGTGGAGGCTGATCACGAGCCCGGCCAGTCACAATGAGTTGTCTAGCATGGAACTTtcgtgggcttgggaacctaCAAACAAGAAGAAAGCTCATAGAAATTATATGAGCAAAAGATCCCTCTATCATTTTTTTAGCCAAAACTCTGACAAATGAAGCAAAGCTAGAAACGTTACAACAAAACATTGAATTTGATCATAGATGGGTGGTGCCAAGAAAAGGTAGAGGAGGCGGATTGGTTCTCTTTTGGAAATCTTCAGTCAACTTGAGAATTAAGGGTTCACATAAGTATTATATTAATGCTTCAATAGACAAGAATACAAGCAATGAATGGCGCTTGATAGGTTTTTATAGGGAACCAGAGACAGCTAGAAGGTGTGAAGCCTGGAACAAATTGAGGTTTCTCAATTCTAGTCCAGAAATTCTATGGCTTTGTAATTGGGATTTCAATGAGATCACTAAGCAAGATGAGAAGTTGGGGGGTGCAACTCAACCTCACATTCAGATGCAACTATTTCGAGAGATTATTAATGAATGTAGCTTCATGGATCTTGGATATGTTGGGTCGAAATTCACATGGTCTAGACAATTCGAAAATGGCAACTCGATATGAGAAAGGCTTGATAGAGGACTTGCCACTAATGGGTGGTTTCTTAAATTTCCTGGGTCACGTGTTCATCACTTACAGTTTGATTCTGTGGATCATAGCCCTCTCTTAGTAGTCCTGGCACCATTAGACATCCCAACATGTAAAAAGATATTTCAGTTTGAGGAGATGTGGTTGTCAAATCCAACTTGTGAAGAAACAGTACAAGCATCATCGAACTCAATGGTAGGTTCGGACTTAGATACTACAATATTATCGAAGGTGGAAAAATTTGGTAAAGACTTACTTTGGTGGAATCGAAACATGTTTGGTAGTGTGAGACAAGAgctgataaaaaagaaagaattgttGTGCAAGGCCAAATCTGAAGCACAAATCAGTGGTATTAACCATTAGGTTAGGGAGTTAAAATTTGAAGTCGGTGTGCTGATGGATAGGGAGGCTCGCATGTGGGCTCAAAGGTCACGGCTTTTGTGGGCAAGTCAATAtgataaaaagacaaaatattgTCATAGTCGAGCAACGAAGAGATACAGGAAAAATCAGATCAAGGGGATTAGAGATGAGTTGGATGCTCTAAGCGGAGCAATCTATTGTCGTATTGACAAGGTACTATCAGAATCTTTTTACCACTTCCAGACCAAAGAACTCAAGCAATGTGTTGGCACATTTCCCTCAAATTATAACAGATGAGATGAATCTATCTCTTACCCGTGACTTCATGGAGAACGAAGTTTTAGAAGCTTTGCAACAGATGGCTCCGCTTAAAGCACCGAGTCCAGATGGAATGCCACCATTATTTTATCAGCGTTTCTAGAGTAACTGTTGATAAGGATGTCACTTCTTCACTTTTATCTTGGCTAAACTCATGTACTTTGCCCCACCCATTAATCATACCTTCATTACACTCATGCCCAAGACTGATAATCCTGAATATGCTCACCAGTTTCGCCCTATTAGTCTTTTCAATGTGttgtataaaatattctctAAGGTGTTAGCCAATCGTTTGAAAAAAGTTTTGCCACATATTATCACCAAGCATCAATCAGCTTTTACTAAAGATAGGTTGATTTCTAATAATATCTTAGTTGCATTTGAAACACTACATCGTATGCAAAGATATAATTCAGGTACCTCCGGATTTATGGCACTCAAGTTGGATATGAGTAAAGCATATGACCATGTTGAGTGGGGTTTTCTTGAAAAGCTGATGAGGAAAATGGGTTTTCATGAAAGATGGATCAATTTAACTATGGTCTGTGTGAAGACGATAACATATTACATTTTAGTGAACAGCGAGCCACAAGGTCTTATCCCCCCATCTAGAGGCATTAGACAGGGTGACCCTCTTTCaccctttctttttctactaTGCACTGAAGGGTTGAATGGGTTGATTAAACATGCGGAGGTGAATGGAGATATTCatggtttctttctttgtagGAGGGGTCCAAAACTATCAGatctattatttgcagatgatagtctTCTCTTTTGCAGGGCAACAGTGGAGGAGTGTGGCCATGTCTTGAATATCTTGAAAAACTATGAGGAAGCTTTGGGTCAAAAGGTGAATAGGGACAAAACATCCCTCTTCTTCAGCAAATCTGTACCTAATGAAaccaagtcaagtattaaacaAGCCCTTGGAGTGTAGGAGATTTTGCAATATGAGAAATACTTGGGCCTCCCTTCATTAGTAGGAAAGGGGAAGATGGCAAGTTTCAACTACATTAAAGAGAGGGAGTGGAAAAAACTCCAAGGTTGGGAAGGGAAGCTACTTTCACAAGCAGGAAGGGAAGTCTTGATCAAGGCGATGATCCAGGCTATACCTACATATACTATGGGGTGTTTTAAAATTCCTTTGGGGTTATGCCATGATATTGAGGCATTAATAAAGAAGTATTTTTGGGGACAAAAAGGTGACCAGAGGAAAATTCATTGGGTGAAGTGGGGTGAGTTGACAAAATCAAAAATGGTGGATGGAATGGGATTCAAAGATTTGGCTCTTCACAATGATTCACTGTTGGCAAGGCAAAGCTGGCACCTTTTACACAATAAGACTTCTCCTTTCTACAAGGTGTTTAAGGCACGCTTCTTTCCAAATTGTTCTATCATGGAGGCCATAGATTCTAGATCAGGATCGTATGCTTGGAGAAGCATACTCATGGGCAAAGAGGTGATACAAAGGGGAGCTAGGTGGTGGGTTGGGAATGGTAGGACAATTAAACTTTGGCAGCATGGTTGGATTCCAAGGAAACACTCTTCTTTAGTGGCTTCCTACCAGATTGAGTCGATGGCAGATTGAGCCTAGTGGCTTTCATTAATGTTTGATTGATGAAAAATCAAGGCAGTGGAATGAGGGGTTAATAGATGGTACCTTTTCTCATGAAGAGGtagcaataataataaaaaaataccttTGAGCTGAATGGAAGCAGAGGATGTTTTGATATGGCCTCACTCACAAGATGGACAATATCCATGCAAATTGGGTTACCGGTTT
This region includes:
- the LOC142605749 gene encoding putative mitochondrial protein AtMg00310 translates to MASFNYIKEREWKKLQGWEGKLLSQAGREVLIKAMIQAIPTYTMGCFKIPLGLCHDIEALIKKYFWGQKGDQRKIHWVKWGELTKSKMVDGMGFKDLALHNDSLLARQSWHLLHNKTSPFYKVFKARFFPNCSIMEAIDSRSGSYAWRSILMGKEVIQRGARWWVGNGRTIKLWQHGWIPRKHSSLVASYQIESMAD